The sequence TGGTTAACCGGAACCGGTTAGGTAGAAAAACCCGGTTCGCGTTTCTGGCTATCGCTGATCCTTGGCCAAAAGTTTCCGGTTTCGCCAAGGTTGATCTTTTCACCGGTGAAATCGAGAAGTACGTTTACGGCGGCGAGAAGTACGGAGGAGAACCGTTTTTCTTGCCCGGTGGGTCAGTTCACGGTAACGGAGGAGAAAATGAAGATGACGGCTACATTTTCACTCACGTTCACGATGAAGAGAAAGAGACGTCCGAACTTCAGATTATTAACGCCGTTAATTTAACGCTTGAAGCTACGATTAAACTACCGTCTAGAGTACCGTACGGGTTTCATGGTACATTTGTGGATTCAAGTGAACTCGTGGATCAATCATAATAAGTACTGTACTTCTTAATGATTTGAAAAATTAGATATAGGTTAAAATTCTAACAATTTGTACCAGTTTTATAACGAATGGTGAGATTGTATATTGCTTTTTTTGTCTGGAAGTGATATTCAGAATAAACATAtgatacaaaagaaaaaaattgcaaatgttaagaaacaagaaagaaaaaccaGCTGCATTTTCATCATACAAATACTGGTTGCATGTGATGTGATTGATGCAAATATTaaagaaataagaaagaaaaaccaGCTGTATTTTCATCATACAAATACTGGTTGCATGGGATGTAATTGATGCTAATATATATGCGATATGAAAATTACTCTGCGGATATGCGATTCGGTGGCTTTTAAAACTTATCGTTGACATGTAAGTAACTAATGTGTTCTTTCAGCGACGGAGAAGTCACAAATTCCGCAATTTTATGATATATACATGCCATAGTTAACTACCATAAAGTAGCTATAAGAACTAAATCCCGTTTTCGAATTAcaataaagaaaatgataaaCATAGTAGCGGTGTTAAGTTGCTATATAATGGAGTGTCGAGTTTGGTGTAGAAATTTAATCCATTTACATAGAATTACtttttatcttatattatgtaataaacTCCTAATATTTATATGGTTCCTGACTAGGATCATTTGCGTTCATGCATGAGTTGACTCTTATATGAATAGGAATATAAAAACTTAGCTGTATCACTATAAAAGATGACTAGCGCAATGACGAAACAGTAGAAATGACGATCTTAAAATCAAATGTAGATTTCTCGTACGTATAAACACCCGAAACCAGCAAAAGACTGTTGAAATAATCCATGGATTTTGAACATTATATATGATGGGCAAGAAATTCGTGGTATTAAGTGAAGCCACCTATGAATCATGTATAGATCGATAGTATTATACAGTCACTAGTATACTGTAAAAGCGTGTAAGTGTAACTCgctatatatctaaatatacgGATGCAAACGGTGGGATTGTCAGATGAATGTATGATGGTGATGTCATGGACCTCGTGTTGTTTACAAACGTTGCATGGTTAATGCAACCACGTTGTAACATTTTTCGTTTTCATCCAAATTATTTGGACCAAATTAAATTGTTGTTATCGCTTCAATGGTCGTCATCCAAAACAAATAGTCGTGAAGGTCAACCATATATTAAGTTCATCAGTTCTGTTCCGTTTCATACATATATAGTTACAAATCAGAAACGTCTCGAAACTGttattgaaagaaaaataataaaatcaattctGACTGTACAACAGATATTCAAAGTTTTGGAAATTGAATTTGATATAGGATACTAGAGTAGTGAAAATCATCTAACCTGATGAAGTAATTAACTATATTGGAGGGTTGAAGGAagcattttctttttatcaatgtCATCACTTTTTTGCTCCTATCCAAGAAGTTCTCGGTCTGTAGGTTTGGAACTCGCTATCTCAAACTTCGAAAACCCTTAAACGAAATAGTTGGATATAATTGATGGATCGTAGATATAGGTCGTACCAACCCGTCTTAAGTGGACTTTTAGTGCTAATTAAATCCAGCTTTAATATATTTAGCTcgtgttcaaaagaaaaaatatatttagctAGGACCTTAAAGATATAAGATTGGAATAGTAAATTGGAACACAGTTTACTCTTTCAGCTTCTTGTGTCGTAACTGACAGCAAAACCTATGTTAGTAGATCTCCCAATAGTCAAGTAAGATCTTAGACACCGACTGCTAGGGGGATCGCCTAAAAGGACCTTATCTGCCTAGTGTGTTAGAAGCTGGCTAGAAAGTGTCGTACATGACGATTTAAGGTTTCTACATTAAATATAATGAATATGTATCTTCATATCCTCTATTTAAGGTTTCTACATTAAATATGATGTAtgtgccttttttttttcttttttttggaacactaaATATGATGTATATCTATCTTCTCTTCGTTTTATATAACGTTCATCTCTCtctgttattttttgtttttacatccAGCCGCTAAACAATCTCAAGAAGTTATCAAAATTTCGGGCAGTATCAGTATGTAAAAGATATGAGCATGAAACCTACAATGGAGCAATCAGTGACTCCAAAAGTAAGACGAGAATCTCGACGCACAGATTGTTCGATTAGCTCTTCTATAATGGGCTTAAAAACCTTTATGTGTAAGCAGCAAGCCCAAGTCTTACTAAGTTACTAACGAAGGCATTGGCTTACTCTTCGGCCGACCAATGGGAGACCCACCTGGTAAGTGGTAACCATCTCCAGTAATCAGTCGTTAaacttttctttataattatgaaattatgtTAAATATTCATTGTTATTTGCATATTGGCTGTGGAAGTTTGTGACAGAGTTTGAGCTACATATTCTTCTCTCAGTCTCTTATCAACTCAACCCAAACGACTGAAACTTCTTTATTAATGATCCTGTATTTATATCTGATCTTCATCTCAACAGAGTAGACTCCGGAAGTCTTTCTTTGTTGACTTCTCAGTCAAATACCTGTTTTATTCCTATGCCTTCATGTTCATTCTCTTCTTATAGAAATACAGTTGGTCATGCTTATAAATTTGCAACATAATGTCCACACGTTTGATCGTTTTAGTGTTTGTTTCAGTGTATGATCTTTTATCCTTGTCTAAGAAGTCAAATGTTATTTTCTGTATGCTTTGTTCTGTGCTGCTTAGCATCATCTAGAAAGGTTaatttcttctctttttgtgCAAAGGTTTGGCCTGTATTAtctgttatttttttatgtttagcTGAAACTTCCTACGTATTACTTAGTATGTGGAATCTTGCAGTCGCTTTTGACTGATCATTTGGAGAACTTGTAGTCTTTGTCGTAAGATTCGGTTTATGTGGAAAAAATGTGGACACATGTCACTGATGCAGAGAGGATTGGAAGATTTGGCAAAATCAAAGCTTAACCGACGACTTGACGCAAGACTTGCTAAAGTCAAGCCAATTAAaccgagttttttttttcttttctttataagaAGAGCTGCATTAAGCCGTACTCACTAAAAAAATTCACTTTCCACACAAACactaaagaaagagaaaaaaaagggtAATGACGATTTCAAATCGATCTTATTGCTTTTCTAGCATTGTTACcttgtatttcttcttcttggttttCCTCGTTCTACATACTTTTGCTTCTCCCTGCGGTCATGATCAGAGAGATGCTCTTCTGGAGTTCAAACACGAGTGTCTGGTAAATAAATCCTACTCAACTCCACTTTTAAGTTCATGGAACAAGAGTAGTGATTGCTGTTCTTGGGAGGGTGTCACCTGCGATGATAAATCAGGCAAAGTGATTTCACTCGACCTTAAATTCACCCCTCTGAACAATAGTTTGAAACCAAATAGTGGTCTTTTCAAACTCCAGCATCTTTGCAGCCTAACTCTTCAAAATTGCGGTCTCTACGGAGAGATTCCTTCTTCGTTAGGAAACCTCTCTCGTCTCACAAATCTTGACCTTTCGTACAATGGTTTAGTAGGCGAACTTCCGGCTGCTTCGGTGGGAAACCTCTCTTCTCTAACTCGTCTCGACCTTTGGCGTAACGATTTAGTAGGTGAAGTTCTAGTTTCAATCAGAAACCTAACCCTACTAGAATACATAAGTCTTGGTTATAACAAGTTTGGTGGATATACTCCCGCTTCATTTGCCAACTTTATCAAACTGTCCACTTTTGATATCTCACACAACCAATTCACCGGTGAATTCCCTTTTCCACTACTAAATTTAACCACCAGTTTGTCTATTTTAGGCATTGCCAACAATCTATTCAAATCCACGTTTCCCTCTGACATGAGTGGATTCCACAGCTTGGAGTATCTCGACGTGAGTGGAAACTCATTCTCAGGACCCTTTCCTACATCCTTGTTCACGATTCCTTCGCTGAGCTCAGTTAATCTGGAGGGAAACCAGTTTAAAGGACCTatagaatttaaaaacatatcttCATCCTCTCAGCTTGGAACTCTATACCTTGCTCAAAATAAATTCGATGGGCCTATCCCAAAATCCATATCGAATTTTCATAACCTCCATATCCTAGACGTAAGCCACAACAGTTTAAGTGGGCCGGTCCCGACCCCGATATTCTCAAATTCCGACAATCTGAAGAGGCTTTATCTTTCGAACAATAAACTGGAAGGCGAAATACCGAGTTGGTTTGGAGGCGTGTTGATGTTGTTGGTTTCTCACAACTCTTTCACCAGTTTTGGAAAATCACTTGACCTTTTCGGTTTGGACCTCCTTACACAAACGTTGGATTTTAGTTCGAATTCATTCCAAGGACCGTTACCCCATTGGATCTGCAATATTAATCCGTTAACGCGTTTAAATCTTGATTTGTCCAACAATAACTTCAGCGGCTCCATCCCTCAGTGTTTGGGGAATACAATTATTGGTTTCAAAGGGCTGAATCTGCAAAACAACAACCTCAGTGGAGTTCTTCCGGATGTATTTGTCGATGCTACCGAGTTGGTTTCATTTGACGTAAGCAACAACCAGCTAGAAGGAAAGCTTCCGGAATCATTGATCCACTGCATTTCTTTGCTGATTTTAAACGTGCAAAACAACAGAATCAAGGACAAGTTTCCATCTTGGCTAGGCCCACTGGTGTTATTAAATGTACTGATCATAGGATCAAACGATTTCTACGGTCCGTTGTATCATCCTCACGTGTCCGTTGGGTTTCAAAGTCTAAAAATCATCGATATATCGCGTAATAATTTCAACGGAACTTTGCCGCCTTTCTACTTTGCCAACTGGCCTGAAATGACCATGTTAACCGAATATGGTGAAGGATACATGGAAGATGGTTACCCCTACCATATTTCGATGGAAATGGTGAACAAAGgagtttatatgttatttgaGCTGATCCGGACCGACTTCAGAGCTATCGACTTTTCAGGAAACGAGTTTTCTGGTGAGATCCCCACATCCGTTGGATTGTTGAAAGGATTGCGTCTTCTCAACTTGTCAGGTAATGCATTCACAAGCGATATACCTCAATCTCTGGCAAATCTGATTAGCCTTGAAGCACTAGACCTATCTCGGAATCAGCTGTCGGGTCAGATTCCTGTAAATTTAGGCAGCCTCTCTTTCTTGTCGGTCATAAACTTCTCCCACAACAATCTCCAAGGTCCAATACCGCGAGGTACGCAGTTTCAAAGACAAAATTGTTCTGCATTCATTGGCAATCCCAAGCTCTTCGGTCTCGAAGATATATGTGGAGAAACTCATCACGTCCCGAGTCTTCCACCACCACAACAAGAAGCAGAGGATTTGTCGGAGCCGAAAGAACAAGTGATTAGTTGGAAAGCAGCTGTGATTGCCTATGTACCTGGTGTGTTCTGCGGATTGGTGATTGGACATATCTTCTCTCCTTTCATACACAAGTGGGTCAAGTAAACGCTATGTCGAAACAGTCACCAGATGAGCACCATCTTCTCTTTTTAAATGTTTGTGAAGCATATGTATGTGTGGGTGATCTCCAACTGTCATTTACTAAGTTATGATTATATACAATTTGATCATGCATTTTGAAACTTCTTCTTACATATATCtaagatataataattttttacctgttaaataaaatattttggttattttcttaCTTAAGAGactttttgtgacaaaaatttgaaaaaatgtttaatCACGAGAATCGCCCAATTTTTATTCTCCAAAATAATATAGGATGAAAGTCTTCAACACTCTTGCTTCTCACACACGTCAGTATCGTTGTGCTATGCTAAAAATAAATCGATCGGGAAATTAAAGACATAAGATTTGGAATAGCCCACGCCTATTAGATACTATCACTTAATATTCGTACgcaatttttgttttattcaaaTGGAAATTTTCCTACTGTAAAAG comes from Raphanus sativus cultivar WK10039 unplaced genomic scaffold, ASM80110v3 Scaffold0548, whole genome shotgun sequence and encodes:
- the LOC130502427 gene encoding receptor-like protein 30 — translated: MTISNRSYCFSSIVTLYFFFLVFLVLHTFASPCGHDQRDALLEFKHECLVNKSYSTPLLSSWNKSSDCCSWEGVTCDDKSGKVISLDLKFTPLNNSLKPNSGLFKLQHLCSLTLQNCGLYGEIPSSLGNLSRLTNLDLSYNGLVGELPAASVGNLSSLTRLDLWRNDLVGEVLVSIRNLTLLEYISLGYNKFGGYTPASFANFIKLSTFDISHNQFTGEFPFPLLNLTTSLSILGIANNLFKSTFPSDMSGFHSLEYLDVSGNSFSGPFPTSLFTIPSLSSVNLEGNQFKGPIEFKNISSSSQLGTLYLAQNKFDGPIPKSISNFHNLHILDVSHNSLSGPVPTPIFSNSDNLKRLYLSNNKLEGEIPSWFGGVLMLLVSHNSFTSFGKSLDLFGLDLLTQTLDFSSNSFQGPLPHWICNINPLTRLNLDLSNNNFSGSIPQCLGNTIIGFKGLNLQNNNLSGVLPDVFVDATELVSFDVSNNQLEGKLPESLIHCISLLILNVQNNRIKDKFPSWLGPLVLLNVLIIGSNDFYGPLYHPHVSVGFQSLKIIDISRNNFNGTLPPFYFANWPEMTMLTEYGEGYMEDGYPYHISMEMVNKGVYMLFELIRTDFRAIDFSGNEFSGEIPTSVGLLKGLRLLNLSGNAFTSDIPQSLANLISLEALDLSRNQLSGQIPVNLGSLSFLSVINFSHNNLQGPIPRGTQFQRQNCSAFIGNPKLFGLEDICGETHHVPSLPPPQQEAEDLSEPKEQVISWKAAVIAYVPGVFCGLVIGHIFSPFIHKWVK